GCCACCTCGGTCCGACACAGGTTGTGGGGCGGGTTCATGCCCAGGATGGTGCAGCCGATGTCGCCGGTGACGATCACGTCGTCCTTCCGGTACCCGGCCCGGGCGATGGCCCTCTCCAGCGCCACGTAGGCCGAGCGGTGGGGGCAGCCCGGGCAGAAGGTGAGAAGCCGGGGCGGCAGATCCGGCGGGGGGTCCACCGGCCGGGGGGGGGCGCGGCGCTGGGGCTCCCGGTCCAGCAGGTGGTCCAGGGCGGCCGACACAACGTCCGGGTCCAGGTCGCCCACCTCGGGCGTGAGCCCTTGGCGCTTTCCGAGAATCCGGGGGGGGCGCGGCAACTCGGCCGCCAAGGACCGGACCCGCTCCTCGATCAGGGGATCGAGCTCCTCCACCACCAGCACCCGCCGGCACCGGCTCAGAAGACCCAGGATCCGCTCCTCGGGCAGGGGGTGCACCACGGCGATCCGCAGCAGGTGGGGCCGCTCGGCCTCGGGCAGCCTCTCCACGGCCTCGGCCACGTAGCCCCACACCGAGGCCGGCGCGATCACGCCCACGTCCCGACGGCCCGGGACCTCCTGGTTCCACGGGTCCAGGAGCCTGGCGGCCTCGGCCATCCGGGCCAGGGCCTGCCGGTGCTGACGCCGGCACCGGGCCGCGCCGGCCTTCGTGTACCGGTCGATGTCGAACGGGACCCGGGGGGTGCGGCGGCCCCGTTCCGGGGGCTCGAGGGTCACCGGGCCCCAGGTGTAGGCCGTGGTGGTGGTGCCCCGGATCAGAACCGGGGTGCCGGCCGTCTCGGAGACCTCGAACGCGTGGCGGGCCATGCGGCGGGCCTCGTCGGGGTCTCCCGGCTCCAACATGGGCAGGAACGCCAACCGGGCGTAGAGCCGGCTGTCCTGCTCCACCATGCCGTAGTAGGCCCCGGGATCGTCGCCCACGTACACGACCAGACCCCCCACGGTGCCGGACGTGGCGACCGAGAGCAGGGTGTCGGAGGCCACGTTGAGCCCCGACATCTTCATGGCCACGAAGCTGCGAAGACCGGCCCAGCTGTGGCCGGCCGCCACCTCCAGGGCCACCTTCTCGT
This is a stretch of genomic DNA from Deferrisoma camini S3R1. It encodes these proteins:
- a CDS encoding thiamine pyrophosphate-dependent enzyme → MSLDPGSSPAPSALLGVEACARGVLEAGARLATGYPGTPATPAIEYLLAQATEQLTVEWAVNEKVALEVAAGHSWAGLRSFVAMKMSGLNVASDTLLSVATSGTVGGLVVYVGDDPGAYYGMVEQDSRLYARLAFLPMLEPGDPDEARRMARHAFEVSETAGTPVLIRGTTTTAYTWGPVTLEPPERGRRTPRVPFDIDRYTKAGAARCRRQHRQALARMAEAARLLDPWNQEVPGRRDVGVIAPASVWGYVAEAVERLPEAERPHLLRIAVVHPLPEERILGLLSRCRRVLVVEELDPLIEERVRSLAAELPRPPRILGKRQGLTPEVGDLDPDVVSAALDHLLDREPQRRAPPRPVDPPPDLPPRLLTFCPGCPHRSAYVALERAIARAGYRKDDVIVTGDIGCTILGMNPPHNLCRTEVAMGSSIAVAEGFVRAGVDAPVVAVIGDSTFFHAGIPPLLNAASKNVRLTVLVLDNHHAAMTGFQPSPTQHRPTPGAPAQPLSIEELARAARVRRVRKTLPYFTRRLSRVLATALRSPGVQVVVAEAPCVRRSTARVVIPYQVRSDRCVGPDRCRPSCLEAVNCPALELGDGSAGVRIDADRCLGCGLCAEACPHRAIRRRIRSRRRVP